In the genome of Opitutia bacterium KCR 482, one region contains:
- the rpsR gene encoding 30S ribosomal protein S18: MTEESKKKNVAEITFTETEALGRYVTETGKILPRKFTGLTSKEQRHVKKTVKHARNMLLMK; encoded by the coding sequence ATGACAGAAGAATCAAAGAAAAAGAATGTAGCAGAAATCACCTTCACCGAAACGGAAGCGCTCGGCCGCTACGTCACGGAAACGGGTAAAATCCTGCCGCGCAAATTCACGGGTCTTACCTCCAAAGAACAGCGCCACGTTAAAAAGACTGTCAAGCACGCCCGCAACATGCTTCTGATGAAGTAG
- the truA gene encoding tRNA pseudouridine(38-40) synthase TruA: protein MKTPLPSPDADIPESRFKCVCAYDGTDFCGWQSQPNGMSVQDFIERRLEQIFKRKTRIHGSGRTDSGVHADAQTFHFDAKWRHGDAALLAALKCGYPDSLQILSVEKVGKDFHARYSAKGKRYVYKICEGDADPKSTRYEWSLGLRRLDLDAVNRAAQILLGTHDFTAFSASRGTDAKENPVKTIFELRAKRRGHTITFSTRGSGYMYKMVRMLVGALVEAGLGKLTAEEIAETLESKTRGHRKFQAAPAKGLTLNKVYYRKIK, encoded by the coding sequence ATGAAAACGCCCCTGCCCTCCCCCGACGCCGACATTCCCGAATCGCGCTTCAAATGCGTCTGCGCGTACGACGGCACCGACTTTTGCGGCTGGCAGTCGCAGCCAAACGGCATGTCGGTTCAGGATTTCATCGAAAGGCGGCTCGAACAGATTTTCAAGCGCAAGACGCGAATCCACGGCAGCGGACGCACGGACTCCGGCGTGCACGCCGACGCCCAAACCTTCCACTTCGACGCAAAATGGCGGCACGGCGACGCCGCATTGCTTGCCGCCCTAAAATGCGGCTACCCCGATTCGCTCCAAATCCTGTCGGTAGAAAAGGTCGGCAAAGACTTCCACGCCCGCTACTCGGCGAAGGGCAAACGATATGTATATAAAATCTGCGAGGGCGACGCCGACCCGAAATCGACCCGCTACGAGTGGTCGCTCGGACTCCGCAGGCTCGACCTCGACGCCGTAAACCGCGCCGCGCAAATCCTGCTCGGCACGCACGACTTCACCGCATTCAGCGCAAGCCGCGGAACAGACGCAAAGGAAAACCCCGTCAAAACGATTTTCGAACTCCGCGCAAAACGCCGCGGACACACAATAACGTTCTCGACGCGCGGAAGCGGCTACATGTATAAAATGGTGCGCATGCTCGTGGGCGCGCTTGTGGAAGCGGGCTTGGGAAAACTCACGGCGGAGGAAATCGCCGAAACGCTCGAATCGAAAACGCGCGGGCACCGAAAATTTCAGGCAGCCCCCGCAAAGGGACTGACCCTCAATAAAGTCTACTACCGCAAAATCAAATAG
- a CDS encoding L-threonylcarbamoyladenylate synthase gives MSKDKQISRPQCDIRLAADFILAGGIGGVPTETVYGLAADATNESAVRKIFAAKGRPFIDPLIVHVSDMEMAKSVARFTADAEKLAAKFWPGPLTMILPRTEKIGDIVTAGLDTVAVRMPSHPIMHALIEMSQRPIAAPSANPFGYVSPTTAEHVREQLGEKIDFVLDGGECECGVESTIVLMTSSPKKLLRPGPIDAARIEEVLGEEIDKAPKKNEAHPQAPGMLKSHYSPKSRLTLFTSPDEIPADFKGETIYFKRPPSPKKSDFWLTESGDVREAARNLFALLRSLDKVSEHGFYCQRVPNVGVGTAVNDRLSRAETKFDK, from the coding sequence ATGAGCAAAGACAAGCAAATTTCACGGCCGCAATGCGACATTCGCCTCGCGGCCGATTTTATTTTAGCGGGCGGCATCGGCGGAGTCCCCACCGAAACCGTCTACGGTCTTGCCGCGGACGCAACGAACGAATCCGCCGTCAGAAAAATTTTCGCCGCCAAGGGACGCCCGTTCATCGACCCGCTCATCGTCCACGTCTCCGACATGGAAATGGCGAAATCCGTCGCGCGATTCACGGCGGACGCCGAAAAGCTTGCGGCAAAATTCTGGCCAGGCCCTCTCACGATGATTCTGCCGCGCACAGAAAAAATCGGCGACATCGTCACCGCGGGGCTTGACACTGTCGCCGTGCGCATGCCGTCACACCCGATTATGCACGCGCTTATCGAAATGTCGCAACGCCCGATTGCCGCCCCCAGCGCAAACCCGTTCGGCTACGTCAGCCCGACGACCGCCGAGCACGTCCGCGAACAGCTCGGCGAAAAGATAGACTTTGTTCTCGACGGCGGCGAATGCGAATGCGGGGTGGAATCCACAATCGTGCTGATGACATCAAGCCCGAAGAAGCTTCTGCGCCCCGGCCCGATTGACGCCGCGAGAATCGAGGAGGTTTTGGGAGAGGAAATAGACAAAGCCCCCAAGAAAAACGAGGCGCACCCGCAGGCGCCGGGAATGCTGAAAAGCCATTACAGCCCGAAGTCGCGGCTTACGCTTTTCACGTCGCCCGACGAAATCCCCGCCGACTTCAAGGGCGAGACGATATATTTCAAACGCCCGCCGTCGCCGAAAAAAAGCGACTTCTGGCTGACCGAAAGCGGCGACGTGCGCGAGGCCGCCCGCAACCTCTTCGCCCTGCTCCGCTCGCTCGACAAAGTTTCGGAGCACGGCTTCTACTGCCAGCGCGTCCCGAACGTCGGCGTGGGAACAGCCGTAAACGACAGGCTCTCCCGCGCGGAAACAAAGTTTGACAAATAA
- the ruvX gene encoding Holliday junction resolvase RuvX: MNLLGIDYGHKRIGLAYADTTLGVAVPIPAAVQPTLEARLSQIADEIKMRRIHKIVVGYPYNMDGSVGDKAREVDGFIAEIEKRFGLPVDRTDERLSSYQAEQDFFAMSSKTKKSVAARQKHRRSGDIDSRACSLFLQEYLETSAK; this comes from the coding sequence GTGAATTTATTGGGAATAGACTACGGACACAAAAGAATCGGACTGGCGTACGCCGACACAACGCTGGGAGTCGCAGTGCCGATACCCGCGGCGGTCCAGCCGACCCTCGAAGCAAGGCTCTCGCAGATTGCCGACGAAATCAAAATGCGCCGCATTCACAAAATCGTCGTCGGATACCCCTACAACATGGACGGCAGCGTGGGCGACAAAGCGCGAGAGGTCGACGGATTCATCGCCGAAATCGAAAAACGCTTCGGGCTTCCCGTTGACAGAACCGACGAACGCCTAAGCTCGTATCAGGCCGAGCAGGACTTTTTCGCGATGTCGTCGAAGACGAAAAAATCGGTCGCCGCGCGGCAAAAGCACAGGCGCAGCGGCGACATAGACTCCCGCGCGTGCTCGCTCTTCCTTCAAGAATACCTCGAAACCTCCGCAAAATGA